The following coding sequences lie in one Methylotenera versatilis 301 genomic window:
- a CDS encoding GntR family transcriptional regulator, producing MDKHYNSPSYKPLYDQIKVLLTQSLIGGEWRPGDMIPSEIELAGRYKVSQGTVRKAIDALATENILIRRQGKGTFVATHSAEGMKLRFLRLTSQDGQKELLQNEFISCTKGKADVRMGQILDLKAGASTIEIKRLLTFSGRPLIFDHIIVPAAPFKGLNGTRVEENNGSMYSMYESEFGVRMIRAEERLKAVGAKGEVAKALGLKEGEPILSIERVSFTYGDKPMEWRLGLCVTDNHHYMNELE from the coding sequence ATAGATAAACACTACAATTCGCCAAGCTATAAGCCTTTATATGATCAGATTAAAGTGTTGCTTACGCAAAGCTTAATCGGTGGTGAATGGCGCCCAGGTGACATGATTCCTAGCGAGATTGAATTGGCGGGCCGCTATAAGGTGAGTCAAGGCACAGTAAGAAAAGCCATTGACGCATTGGCTACTGAAAATATCCTTATTCGTCGCCAAGGCAAGGGTACTTTTGTGGCAACGCACAGCGCAGAAGGTATGAAGTTGCGCTTTTTAAGGCTGACTTCGCAAGATGGGCAAAAAGAGTTGCTGCAAAACGAGTTTATTTCTTGTACCAAAGGCAAAGCTGACGTGCGCATGGGGCAAATTCTTGATTTAAAAGCAGGCGCATCGACTATAGAAATAAAACGCTTACTTACGTTTTCAGGCAGGCCATTGATTTTTGATCACATTATCGTGCCCGCGGCGCCATTTAAGGGTCTGAATGGTACACGTGTAGAAGAAAATAATGGTTCGATGTATAGCATGTATGAGTCAGAGTTTGGCGTACGCATGATACGTGCTGAAGAGCGCCTAAAAGCGGTAGGGGCTAAAGGGGAGGTGGCAAAGGCTTTAGGTTTAAAAGAAGGCGAGCCAATCCTTAGTATAGAGCGTGTTTCATTTACTTACGGCGATAAGCCTATGGAATGGCGTTTGGGATTATGCGTAACAGACAACCATCACTACATGAATGAGCTTGAGTAG